A part of Pseudomonas sp. HR96 genomic DNA contains:
- the argJ gene encoding bifunctional glutamate N-acetyltransferase/amino-acid acetyltransferase ArgJ, whose product MAVGLGPLPTLHPVAGFELGISSAGIKRPGRKDVVVMRCVEGSRVAGVFTLNAFCAAPVILSKQRVAGDVRYLLTNTGNANAGTGEPGLAAAARTCAALASLTGVPAEAVLPFSTGVIGEPLPVEKIEGALQAALDDLSPDNWAAAATGIMTTDTLPKGASRQFQHDGVTVTVTGISKGAGMIRPNMATMLGYIATDAKVAPAVLQDLLRDGANKSFNRITIDGDTSTNDCCMLIATGQAALPEITEARGELFAALKQAVFEVCMEVAQAIVRDGEGATKFVTVQVNGGGNHQECLDVGYAVAHSPLIKTALFASDPNWGRILAAVGRAGVPQLDVSRIDVYLGEVCIASQGGRAASYTEEQGSAVMAREEINIRIELGRGECSETIWTTDLSHEYVKINAEYRT is encoded by the coding sequence ATGGCTGTCGGTCTCGGTCCCTTGCCCACCCTGCACCCTGTCGCAGGTTTTGAACTCGGCATCTCCAGTGCCGGCATCAAGCGCCCGGGGCGCAAGGACGTGGTAGTGATGCGCTGCGTCGAAGGTTCGCGGGTAGCGGGTGTATTCACCCTCAATGCGTTCTGTGCGGCGCCGGTGATCCTCTCCAAGCAGCGCGTGGCGGGCGACGTGCGTTACCTGCTGACCAACACCGGCAACGCCAACGCCGGCACCGGCGAACCAGGCCTGGCCGCCGCAGCGCGCACCTGTGCGGCGCTGGCGAGCCTGACCGGGGTGCCGGCCGAAGCAGTGCTGCCGTTTTCCACCGGGGTGATCGGCGAGCCCCTGCCGGTCGAGAAGATCGAAGGCGCGCTGCAGGCCGCCCTCGATGACCTGTCGCCCGACAACTGGGCCGCAGCGGCCACTGGCATCATGACCACCGACACTTTGCCCAAAGGCGCCAGCCGGCAGTTCCAGCACGATGGCGTGACCGTGACGGTGACCGGCATCAGCAAGGGCGCCGGGATGATCCGCCCGAACATGGCGACCATGCTCGGCTACATCGCCACCGACGCCAAGGTGGCGCCAGCGGTGCTTCAGGATCTGCTGCGCGACGGCGCCAACAAGTCGTTCAACCGCATCACCATCGACGGCGACACCTCGACCAACGACTGCTGCATGCTGATCGCCACCGGTCAGGCCGCTCTGCCGGAAATCACCGAAGCGCGCGGCGAGCTGTTCGCGGCGTTGAAGCAGGCGGTGTTCGAGGTGTGCATGGAGGTGGCCCAGGCCATCGTCCGTGACGGCGAAGGCGCGACCAAGTTCGTCACCGTGCAGGTCAACGGTGGCGGCAATCATCAGGAGTGTCTGGATGTCGGCTACGCCGTGGCCCATTCGCCGCTGATCAAGACCGCGCTGTTCGCCTCGGACCCCAACTGGGGGCGCATCCTTGCCGCCGTCGGCCGGGCCGGCGTGCCGCAGCTGGACGTCAGCAGGATCGACGTCTACCTGGGCGAAGTGTGCATCGCCAGCCAGGGCGGCCGCGCTGCCAGCTACACCGAGGAGCAGGGCTCGGCGGTGATGGCCCGCGAGGAGATCAACATCCGCATCGAGCTGGGCCGGGGTGAATGCAGCGAGACCATCTGGACCACCGACCTGTCCCATGAGTACGTGAAGATCAACGCCGAGTACCGGACTTAA
- the secA gene encoding preprotein translocase subunit SecA, whose amino-acid sequence MFAPLLKKLFGSKNEREVKRMLKTVQIVNAFEEQMVALSDEQLRAKTAEFKARLAKGETLDKLLPEAFAVCREAGKRVMGMRHFDVQLIGGMTLHEGMIAEMRTGEGKTLVATLGVYLNALSGKGVHVVTVNDYLARRDANWMRPLYEFLGLSVGVVTPFAPPEEKRAAYAADITYGTNNEFGFDYLRDNMAFSVEEKFQRELNFAVIDEVDSILIDEARTPLIISGQAEDSSKLYTEINRLIPQLQQHIEEVEGVVTKEGHFTIDEKTRQVELNEAGHQYIEEMLTRVGLLAEGESLYSAHNLGLLTHVYAGLRAHKLFHRNVEYIVQDGNILLVDEHTGRTMPGRRLSEGLHQAIEAKENLNIQAESQTLASTTFQNYFRLYNKLSGMTGTADTEAFEFHQIYNLSVMVIPPNKPLARKDHNDLVYLTADEKYAAIVTDIKESMAKGRPVLVGTATIETSEHMSNLLNQEGIEHKVLNAKFHEKEAEIIAQAGRPGALTIATNMAGRGTDILLGGNWEVEVASLENPTDEQIAQIKADWQKRHQQVLESGGLHVIASERHESRRIDNQLRGRAGRQGDAGSSRFYLSLEDSLMRIFASDRVKNFMKALGMQSGEAIEHRMVTNAIEKAQRKVEGRNFDIRKQLLEFDDVANEQRKVIYHMRNSLLAAQNIGDTIADFRQEVLDATVSAHIPPQSLPEQWDVAGLEAALLNDFGVKLPIQQWLDDDEKLYEETLREKLLAELLAAYNEKEEQASTEALRTFEKQILLRVLDDLWKDHLSTMDHLRHGIHLRGYAQKNPKQEYKRESFTLFQELLDSIKRDTIRVLSHVQVRREDPVEEEARLRQEAEDLAARMQFEHPSAPSLEVADAAEEGGDVALAMATAATPVRNDQKLGRNEPCWCGSGKKFKHCHGQID is encoded by the coding sequence ATGTTTGCGCCTTTGTTAAAAAAACTTTTTGGAAGCAAGAACGAGCGTGAAGTCAAACGCATGCTCAAGACGGTACAGATCGTCAATGCCTTCGAAGAGCAAATGGTGGCCCTCTCGGACGAGCAGCTGCGCGCCAAGACCGCAGAGTTCAAGGCCCGCCTGGCAAAGGGCGAGACCCTCGACAAACTCCTGCCCGAAGCCTTTGCCGTGTGCCGCGAGGCCGGCAAGCGGGTCATGGGCATGCGCCACTTCGACGTCCAGTTGATCGGCGGCATGACCCTGCACGAAGGCATGATCGCCGAGATGCGCACCGGTGAGGGCAAGACCCTGGTCGCCACGCTCGGCGTGTACCTCAATGCGCTGTCCGGCAAGGGCGTACACGTGGTCACGGTCAACGACTACCTGGCCCGCCGCGACGCCAACTGGATGCGTCCGCTGTATGAGTTCCTCGGCCTCTCCGTGGGCGTGGTCACCCCGTTCGCGCCGCCTGAAGAGAAGCGCGCCGCCTACGCCGCCGACATCACCTACGGCACCAACAACGAATTCGGCTTCGACTACCTGCGCGACAACATGGCGTTCAGCGTCGAAGAGAAATTCCAGCGCGAGCTGAATTTCGCCGTGATCGACGAAGTCGACTCCATCCTCATCGACGAAGCCCGTACCCCGCTGATCATCTCCGGTCAGGCTGAGGACAGCTCCAAGCTGTACACCGAGATCAACCGCCTGATCCCGCAGCTGCAGCAGCACATCGAAGAAGTCGAAGGCGTGGTCACCAAAGAGGGCCACTTCACCATCGACGAGAAGACCCGCCAGGTCGAGCTCAACGAGGCCGGTCACCAGTACATCGAAGAGATGCTTACCCGCGTCGGCCTGCTGGCCGAGGGCGAGAGCCTGTATTCGGCGCACAACCTGGGCCTGCTGACCCACGTCTACGCCGGCCTGCGCGCGCACAAGCTGTTCCATCGCAACGTCGAGTACATCGTCCAGGACGGCAACATCCTGCTGGTCGACGAACACACCGGCCGCACCATGCCGGGCCGTCGCCTGTCCGAGGGCCTGCACCAGGCCATCGAAGCCAAGGAAAACCTCAACATCCAGGCCGAAAGCCAGACCCTGGCGTCGACCACCTTCCAGAACTACTTCCGCCTGTACAACAAGCTGTCCGGCATGACCGGTACCGCCGACACCGAGGCGTTCGAGTTCCACCAGATCTACAACCTGTCGGTCATGGTCATTCCGCCGAACAAGCCGCTGGCGCGCAAGGACCACAACGACCTGGTGTACCTGACCGCCGACGAGAAGTACGCGGCCATCGTCACCGACATCAAAGAGAGCATGGCCAAGGGCCGGCCGGTACTGGTCGGCACCGCGACCATCGAAACCTCCGAGCACATGTCCAACCTGCTCAACCAGGAAGGCATCGAGCACAAGGTGCTCAACGCCAAGTTCCACGAGAAGGAAGCCGAGATCATCGCCCAGGCCGGTCGCCCCGGCGCGCTGACCATCGCCACCAACATGGCCGGTCGCGGTACCGACATCCTGCTGGGCGGCAACTGGGAGGTCGAAGTGGCCTCGCTGGAAAACCCCACCGACGAACAGATCGCGCAGATCAAGGCCGACTGGCAGAAGCGTCACCAGCAAGTGCTGGAATCAGGTGGCCTGCACGTGATCGCCTCCGAGCGCCACGAATCGCGGCGCATCGACAACCAGCTGCGTGGCCGTGCCGGTCGCCAGGGTGATGCCGGCTCCAGCCGCTTCTACCTGTCGCTGGAAGACAGCCTGATGCGCATCTTCGCCTCCGACCGCGTGAAGAACTTCATGAAGGCGCTGGGCATGCAGTCCGGCGAGGCCATCGAGCACCGCATGGTGACCAACGCCATCGAGAAGGCCCAGCGCAAGGTCGAAGGCCGCAACTTCGACATCCGCAAGCAGTTGCTCGAATTCGACGACGTGGCCAACGAGCAGCGCAAGGTCATCTACCACATGCGCAACAGCCTGCTGGCGGCGCAGAACATCGGCGACACCATCGCCGACTTCCGCCAGGAAGTGCTGGATGCCACCGTCAGCGCGCACATCCCGCCACAGTCGCTGCCCGAGCAGTGGGACGTGGCCGGCCTCGAGGCCGCGCTGCTCAACGATTTCGGGGTAAAACTGCCGATCCAGCAGTGGCTCGACGACGACGAAAAACTCTACGAAGAGACCCTGCGCGAGAAGCTGCTGGCCGAGTTGCTGGCGGCCTACAACGAGAAGGAAGAACAGGCCAGCACCGAGGCCCTGCGTACCTTCGAGAAGCAGATCCTGCTGCGCGTGCTCGACGACTTGTGGAAAGACCACCTGTCGACCATGGATCACCTGCGTCACGGCATTCACCTGCGTGGCTACGCGCAGAAGAACCCCAAGCAGGAATACAAGCGCGAATCCTTCACCCTGTTCCAGGAGCTGTTGGATTCCATCAAGCGCGACACCATCCGCGTGCTGTCCCACGTCCAGGTACGCCGCGAAGACCCGGTCGAGGAAGAGGCGCGCCTGCGCCAGGAAGCCGAAGACCTGGCCGCCCGCATGCAGTTCGAGCACCCCTCGGCGCCATCGTTGGAAGTCGCCGACGCGGCTGAAGAGGGTGGCGACGTCGCCCTGGCCATGGCCACCGCAGCCACGCCGGTGCGCAACGACCAGAAACTGGGTCGCAACGAGCCCTGCTGGTGTGGTTCGGGCAAGAAATTCAAGCATTGCCACGGCCAGATCGACTGA
- a CDS encoding DUF721 domain-containing protein, translated as MAYRPLPAQAPAVLLREAKPLKALFSQAQRLAQLQRLLESQLQPAARPHCHVASWREGSLLLIVTDGHWATRLRYQQKRLQRDLQALEAFASLTRILFKVQPPNTPAAPVTRAIDLSVGSADNIQATAQGISDPGLRAALERLAAHGKSKPA; from the coding sequence ATGGCCTATCGCCCTCTTCCCGCCCAGGCGCCCGCCGTCCTGCTGCGCGAAGCCAAGCCATTGAAAGCATTGTTCAGCCAGGCCCAGCGCCTGGCGCAGCTGCAGCGACTGCTGGAAAGCCAGCTGCAACCGGCTGCCCGGCCGCATTGCCACGTCGCCTCGTGGCGCGAGGGCAGCCTGCTGCTGATCGTCACCGATGGGCATTGGGCGACCCGCCTGCGTTATCAGCAAAAACGCCTGCAGCGTGATTTGCAGGCGCTGGAGGCGTTTGCCTCGCTGACGCGGATTCTGTTCAAGGTGCAACCGCCGAATACTCCGGCTGCGCCGGTGACGCGAGCGATCGATTTGTCGGTGGGGTCGGCGGACAATATTCAGGCGACTGCGCAGGGGATCAGTGACCCTGGGTTGAGAGCTGCGCTGGAGCGCCTGGCGGCGCATGGGAAAAGCAAGCCCGCGTAG
- the lpxC gene encoding UDP-3-O-acyl-N-acetylglucosamine deacetylase, which produces MIKQRTLKNIIRATGVGLHSGEKVYLTLKPAPVDTGIVFCRVDLDPVVQIAARAENVGATTMSTTLINGDTKVDTVEHLLSAMAGLGIDNAYVELSASEVPIMDGSAGPFVFLIQSAGLEEQDAAKKFIRILREVTVTEGDKRATFVPFEGFKVSFEIDFDHPVFKDRTQTASVDFSSTSFVKEVSRARTFGFMSDLEYLRKHNRALGGSVDNAIVVGVDGVVNEDGLRYEDEFVKHKILDAIGDLYQLGNSLIGEFRGYKSGHGLNNQLLRKLLSEKDAWEVVTFEDASLAPISYMRPVAAG; this is translated from the coding sequence ATGATTAAACAACGCACCCTCAAGAATATTATCCGTGCTACCGGCGTCGGGCTGCACTCCGGGGAAAAGGTTTACCTGACCCTCAAGCCTGCGCCGGTGGATACCGGTATCGTGTTCTGCCGCGTCGACCTCGACCCGGTCGTGCAGATTGCTGCACGCGCCGAAAACGTCGGCGCCACCACGATGTCCACCACGCTGATCAATGGCGACACCAAGGTGGATACGGTAGAGCACCTGCTCTCGGCCATGGCTGGCCTGGGAATCGATAACGCCTACGTCGAACTCTCAGCGTCCGAAGTGCCGATCATGGATGGTAGTGCCGGGCCCTTTGTATTCCTGATTCAGTCGGCCGGCCTGGAAGAACAGGACGCTGCCAAGAAATTCATCCGCATCCTGCGTGAAGTCACCGTGACCGAGGGCGACAAGCGCGCCACGTTCGTGCCTTTCGAAGGGTTCAAGGTCAGTTTCGAGATAGATTTCGATCACCCGGTTTTCAAGGATCGCACGCAGACTGCGAGCGTCGACTTTTCCAGCACATCGTTTGTGAAGGAAGTCAGCCGCGCCCGTACCTTCGGTTTCATGAGCGACCTGGAATACCTGCGCAAGCACAACCGTGCATTGGGCGGTAGCGTGGACAACGCGATCGTCGTTGGCGTGGATGGCGTGGTCAACGAAGACGGCCTGCGGTACGAGGACGAGTTCGTCAAACACAAGATACTCGACGCCATTGGTGATCTTTACCAACTCGGCAACAGCCTGATCGGCGAGTTCCGCGGCTACAAGTCGGGGCACGGGCTGAACAACCAGCTGTTGCGCAAGTTGCTGTCCGAGAAGGATGCGTGGGAAGTGGTTACGTTTGAGGATGCCAGTCTGGCGCCGATTTCGTATATGCGTCCGGTAGCCGCCGGTTAA
- the ftsZ gene encoding cell division protein FtsZ: MFELVDNIPQSPVIKVIGVGGGGGNAVNHMVKSNIEGVEFICANTDAQALKNIGARTILQLGTGVTKGLGAGANPEVGRQAAMEDRERIAEVLQGTNMVFITTGMGGGTGTGAAPIIAEVAKEMGILTVAVVTRPFPFEGRKRMQIADEGIRMLSESVDSLITIPNEKLLTILGKDASLLSAFAKADDVLAGAVRGISDIIKRPGMINVDFADVRTVMSEMGMAMMGTGCASGPNRAREATEAAIRNPLLEDVNLQGARGILVNITAGPDLSLGEYSDVGSIIEAFASDHAMVKVGTVIDPDMRDELHVTVVATGLGAKIEKPVVKVIDNTLQSPSQQSAAAQQQPARQEPASPNYRDLDRPTVMRNQAHAGASAAQKMNPHDDLDYLDIPAFLRRQAD; this comes from the coding sequence ATGTTCGAACTCGTAGACAACATCCCGCAAAGCCCGGTCATCAAAGTGATCGGTGTCGGCGGTGGCGGCGGCAACGCGGTCAACCACATGGTCAAGAGCAACATCGAAGGCGTCGAGTTCATCTGCGCCAACACCGATGCTCAAGCCCTGAAGAACATTGGTGCGCGCACCATTCTGCAGTTGGGTACGGGTGTCACCAAGGGGCTGGGCGCTGGCGCCAACCCTGAAGTCGGCCGTCAGGCCGCCATGGAAGACCGCGAGCGCATCGCCGAAGTGCTGCAAGGCACCAACATGGTCTTCATCACCACGGGCATGGGCGGCGGTACCGGTACCGGTGCAGCGCCGATCATCGCCGAAGTGGCCAAGGAAATGGGCATCCTCACCGTTGCGGTGGTGACCCGTCCGTTCCCGTTCGAAGGCCGCAAGCGCATGCAGATCGCCGACGAAGGCATTCGCATGCTGTCCGAAAGCGTCGACTCGTTGATCACCATCCCCAACGAGAAGCTGCTGACCATCCTGGGCAAGGACGCCAGCCTGCTGTCGGCTTTCGCCAAGGCCGACGACGTGCTGGCCGGTGCCGTTCGCGGTATCTCGGACATCATCAAGCGTCCGGGCATGATCAACGTCGACTTCGCCGACGTGCGCACCGTGATGAGCGAAATGGGCATGGCCATGATGGGTACCGGCTGCGCCAGCGGTCCGAATCGTGCCCGCGAAGCGACCGAGGCGGCGATTCGCAACCCGCTGCTCGAAGACGTCAACCTGCAGGGCGCCCGTGGCATCCTGGTGAACATCACCGCCGGTCCCGACCTGTCCCTGGGCGAGTACTCCGACGTGGGTAGCATCATCGAGGCGTTCGCCTCCGACCACGCGATGGTCAAGGTCGGCACCGTGATCGATCCGGACATGCGCGACGAGCTGCATGTAACTGTCGTTGCCACCGGTCTGGGTGCGAAAATCGAGAAGCCGGTGGTCAAGGTCATCGACAACACTCTGCAAAGCCCATCCCAGCAGTCGGCCGCCGCTCAGCAGCAGCCCGCTCGCCAGGAGCCCGCTTCGCCGAACTACCGCGATCTGGACCGTCCGACCGTGATGCGCAACCAGGCTCACGCCGGTGCTTCCGCCGCCCAGAAGATGAATCCGCACGATGACCTGGACTACCTGGACATCCCGGCATTTCTGCGTCGTCAGGCTGATTGA
- the ftsA gene encoding cell division protein FtsA, translating to MANVQSGKMIVGLDIGTSKVVALVGEVAADGTLDIVGIGTHPSRGLKKGVVVNIESTVQSIQRAVEEAQLMAGCRIHSAFVGVAGNHIRSLNSHGIVAIRDREVSMADLERVLDAAQAVAIPADQRVLHTLPQDYVIDNQEGVREPLGMSGVRLEAKVHVVTCAVNAAQNIEKCVRRCGLEIDDIILEQLASAYSVLTDDEKELGVCLVDIGGGTTDIAIFTEGAIRHTAVIPIAGDQVTNDIAMALRTPTQYAEEIKIRYACALAKLAGAGETIKVPSVGDRPPRELSRQALAEVVEPRYDELFTLIQAELRRSGYEDLIPAGIVLTGGTAKMEGAVELAEEIFHMPVRLGVPHTVRGLSDVVRNPIYSTGVGLLMYGLQKQSDGLSLSGISHNSNSGGGYGGGYGDEPKAPVLERLKRWVQGNF from the coding sequence ATGGCAAACGTGCAAAGCGGCAAAATGATCGTCGGTCTGGATATCGGCACCTCCAAGGTGGTGGCGCTGGTAGGCGAAGTCGCGGCCGACGGCACGCTGGACATCGTCGGCATCGGTACCCACCCCTCGCGCGGCCTGAAGAAGGGCGTGGTGGTGAACATCGAGTCGACCGTGCAATCCATTCAGCGCGCCGTGGAAGAGGCGCAACTGATGGCCGGCTGCCGCATTCACTCGGCGTTCGTCGGCGTGGCCGGCAATCACATCCGCAGCCTGAACTCCCACGGCATCGTCGCCATCCGCGACCGTGAAGTGAGCATGGCCGACCTTGAGCGCGTCCTCGACGCCGCCCAGGCCGTAGCCATCCCGGCCGACCAGCGCGTGCTGCACACGCTGCCTCAGGATTACGTGATCGACAACCAGGAAGGCGTGCGCGAGCCGCTGGGCATGTCCGGCGTGCGCCTGGAGGCCAAGGTCCACGTGGTCACCTGCGCGGTGAACGCGGCGCAGAACATCGAGAAGTGCGTGCGTCGCTGCGGCCTGGAAATCGACGACATCATCCTCGAGCAGCTGGCGTCGGCCTATTCGGTGCTCACCGATGACGAGAAAGAGCTGGGCGTGTGCCTGGTGGATATCGGCGGCGGTACCACCGACATCGCCATCTTCACCGAAGGCGCCATCCGCCACACGGCGGTGATCCCGATCGCCGGCGACCAGGTCACCAACGATATCGCCATGGCCTTGCGCACGCCGACGCAGTACGCCGAAGAAATCAAGATCCGCTACGCCTGTGCGCTGGCCAAGCTGGCCGGCGCCGGCGAGACCATCAAGGTGCCGAGCGTCGGCGACCGTCCACCGCGCGAGCTGTCCCGCCAGGCCTTGGCCGAGGTGGTGGAGCCGCGTTATGACGAGTTGTTCACGCTGATTCAGGCAGAGTTGCGTCGTAGCGGTTACGAAGACCTGATTCCGGCCGGCATCGTGCTGACCGGAGGTACGGCAAAAATGGAAGGCGCGGTCGAGCTGGCCGAGGAAATTTTCCATATGCCGGTACGCCTTGGCGTGCCGCATACGGTCCGCGGTCTGTCCGACGTGGTGCGCAACCCGATCTATTCGACCGGCGTGGGGCTTCTGATGTACGGCCTGCAGAAGCAGTCCGATGGCCTCTCCCTGAGCGGTATCAGCCATAACAGCAACAGTGGCGGTGGCTACGGTGGCGGTTATGGCGACGAACCCAAGGCTCCCGTGCTGGAGCGCCTGAAACGTTGGGTTCAAGGCAACTTTTAA
- a CDS encoding cell division protein FtsQ/DivIB: MQGASIRHQSAPAIGRNKPVPRGASRMVEKEPLRLPRANFGFLRKLMWPVLLVVLGLGTYEGAQRLMPYADRPIAHVAIQGDLSYISQQAVQQRIAPYLNSSFFTIDLTTMRSDLETMPWIAHAEVRRVWPDQVVIRLEEQLPVARWGDSALLNNQGEAFAPRELANYDHLPQLFGPQRAQQQVMQQYQVLSQMLRPLGFSVARLELRERGSWFLTTGASNAGPGIELLLGRDDLLPKMRRFIAIYDKTLKDQITNIARVDLRYANGLAVGWRDPQAAAPEKPAVAKN; this comes from the coding sequence ATGCAAGGCGCATCGATTCGTCATCAGTCCGCACCCGCCATCGGCCGCAACAAGCCGGTGCCGCGTGGTGCCAGCCGTATGGTGGAAAAGGAACCGCTGCGCCTGCCGCGGGCCAATTTCGGCTTCCTGCGCAAATTGATGTGGCCGGTGCTGCTGGTGGTGCTGGGCCTGGGTACCTACGAAGGGGCCCAGCGCCTGATGCCCTATGCCGACCGTCCGATCGCCCACGTGGCCATCCAGGGCGACCTCAGCTACATCAGCCAGCAGGCGGTGCAGCAGCGGATCGCGCCTTACCTCAATTCCAGTTTCTTCACCATCGACCTGACCACCATGCGCTCGGATCTCGAGACCATGCCGTGGATCGCCCACGCCGAGGTACGCCGGGTGTGGCCCGACCAGGTGGTGATCCGTCTCGAAGAGCAATTGCCGGTGGCCCGCTGGGGGGACTCGGCCTTGCTCAACAACCAGGGCGAGGCGTTCGCGCCGCGCGAACTGGCTAATTACGATCATCTGCCGCAGTTGTTTGGCCCCCAGCGGGCCCAACAGCAGGTGATGCAGCAATACCAGGTGCTCAGTCAGATGTTGCGGCCCCTGGGTTTCTCCGTTGCGCGGCTGGAATTGCGCGAACGTGGCAGCTGGTTCCTGACCACCGGTGCCAGCAATGCCGGCCCCGGTATCGAACTGTTGTTGGGTCGGGACGACCTGCTGCCGAAGATGCGCCGCTTTATCGCCATCTATGACAAGACCTTGAAAGACCAGATTACCAATATCGCGCGGGTCGATCTGCGCTACGCCAACGGCCTGGCCGTAGGCTGGCGCGATCCCCAGGCGGCGGCCCCGGAAAAACCGGCCGTCGCGAAGAATTAA